The Halorubrum salinarum genome segment CGTCGAGAACCCCTCGGCGCTGCTCGCCGGCTTCGAGTGGGAGGACACGCGCGTCGAGATTCCAGATGACGGGACCTCCGTGAGCGTGGTGACGGGCCCGCCGGGGAACCGGCGGCGCGTGCTGAACATCGCGTACAACTGGAAGAACAAGTTCCAGGGGATCCAGACGCCGTCGATGAACGTCTTCGTCCCCGAGGCGTAGGGCCGCCCGGAGGCGCCGCGCCCGCGGCGCGACCCCCGCCGACCCGCACGCTTTTGCGCTCGGACGCCAAGGGTCGACCATGCAACGCGGCCGCCGGAAGCCGGACTGGCTGAAGTCGCGCCCGCCGTCCGGGAGTCGGTTCACCGAGATCAAGTCCACCCTCCGCGACCACGACCTCCACACGGTCTGCGAGGAGGCGAACTGCCCGAACATGGGCGAGTGCTGGTCGGGGCAGGACGGCCCCGGCACGGCGACGTTCATGCTGCTCGGCGACCGCTGCTCGCGCGGGTGTAACTTCTGTGACGTCGAGACGGGCGGGATGGAGCCGCTCGACCCCGACGAGCCCGCGAACGTCGCGGACGCGGTCGCCGAGATCGGACTCGACTACGTCGTCTTGACCTCCGTCGACCGCGACGACCTCGCGGACGGCGGGTCCGCGCAGTTCGCCGAGACGATACGCGAAATCAAGCGCCGCGACCCTGAGGTGCTCGTCGAGACGCTCATCCCGGACTTCCAGGGCGACCCGGAGGCGATCCGGCGGATCATCGACGCGGAGCCGGACGTGATCGCGCACAACGTCGAGACGGTCGAGCGGCTCCAGTGGCCGGTCCGGGACCGGCGCGCGAACTACGAGCAGTCCCTGTCGGTCCTCGATCAGGTCGACCGCGAGTCCGACATCCACACGAAGACGAGCCTCATGCTCGGCGTCGGCGAGTACGACCACGAGGTGTACCGGACGCTCGGCGACCTCCGCGAGGTCGGCGTCGACGTGGTCACCTTCGGCCAGTACCTCCAGCCCTCGCGCTCGCACCTCGACGTGTTCGAGTACGTCCACCCGGACGTCTTCGAGACGTGGCGCCGGGTCGCCGAGGAGGAGTTCGACTTCCTCTACTGCGCGTCGGGCGCCATGGTCCGGTCGTCGTACAAGGCGGGCGAGCTGTTCGTCGAGGCGCTGCTGCGCGAGGGGCGGTCGCCGGAGGCGGCGCGGCGCCACGCGCGGGCGGCGGGCGGCGACTGACGCTCCGGCCCCGTCAGAGCTGTCAGGCGGTTTCGAGGATTCTTGTCCGAACAGCGAGTTATTTACCTCTCGGTGACTCACCCTGGGTCAGTGAGACGTACACATGGGAACAACTGACTCGTCGATCGTCGACTCGGCGCGGGCCCGGCCGGGGCTTCTCCTCGTCACTCTCCTCGGCGGCCTGCTCCTCGTCGACCTCGCGGCGAAGCTCGCCGGGGTCGGCCTCGGCCCGATCGGTGGGTCGATCTCGGTCGACCGGCTCGGCTCGAACCTCTGGAACGGCGTCGTCATCGGCCTCGTGATCGGGCTCGCGGGAATCGGGCTCTCGATGACGTACAGCATCCTCTCGTTCGCGAACTTCTCGCACGGGGACCTCGTCAGCGTCGGCGCGTTCTCCGGGTGGGGCGTGGCGTTCCTGATCGCGGGGTTCGGCGACGTGCCGGTCCGCGCGCTCCTGACCGTCCGCGACGCGGGGAACGCCTCGCCGGGCGACATCGGCGCGCACATCCTCACGACGCCCGCCGCCATCCTCGTCGGGCTGGTGGCGGCGTTCGTCGTCACCGCGCTGCTCGCGGTGGCGCTCGACCGGGGGTTCTACAAGCCGATGCGCGACCGCGACGGGATCGCGCTGCTCATCGCCTCCATCGGCGCGGCGCTCATCGTCCGGTACCTGCTCCAGTTCGGCTACGGCTCCGACCGGCGCGGGGTCACCGCCAGCGTCGAGCAGTCGAACCTCGCGTTCGACCCGCTCGGGCTGTCGGTGAACGCGCACGAACTCACCATCCTCGTCGCCGCGGTCGGGCTGATGCTCGCGATGCACGGAATGCTCCAGCACACGAAGCTCGGGACGGCGATGCGGGCGATGGCCGACAACAAGGACCTCGCGCTCATCACCGGCATCCCGGCCGAGCGAGTCGTCACCGCGACGTGGATCATCGGCGGCGGGCTCGCGGGCGCGTCCGGCTACCTCTACGTCCTGCTCCGCGGGACGATCCAGTTCGACTTCGGCTGGCTCCTGCTCCTGCTGATCTTCGCGGCCGTGATATTGGGCGGGATCGGATCCGTCTACGGCGCCATCGCCGGCGGCCTCGTCATCGGCGTCGTGTTCACCACCTCGACGATCTGGATCCCGTCCGACTTCAACCAGGCCGCGGCGTTCGGCGTGATGATCCTCATGCTCCTGTTGCGCCCCGAGGGGCTCTTCGGCGGGGTGACGACGACATGAGCGACGCCGACGCGCCCGGCGACTCCGGGTCCGGACCGAGCGCGCCCGAGGCGCCCGAGAGCGCGATGGCGGCGCTCGCCGAGGCCGCCCGGGAGAGCGACCTCGGCCTCGTCGTCGGGACGCTGCTCGCGATCTACGCGGCCGCGACGCTGCTGACGTTCACCGACGGGCTCAACAGCGTCGTCGGGCTCATGGAGACGCTGACGTTCCTCGGGATCGTCTACGCGCTCACCGCGCTCGCCCTGAACCTCCAGTGGGGGTACACCGGCCTGTTCAACATCGGCGTCGCCGGCTTCATGGCCGTCGGCGTCTACACGATGGGGATGGTCGTCCGCTCGCCGGACCCCGCGTTCGGCCCGCCCGGACTCGGCCTGCCGCTCCCGGTGGGGATCGCCGCGGGCGTCGCGATGGCGGCCGTGCTCGGCGCCGTCGCCGCCCTGCCCGCGCTGCGGCTCAAAGCCGACTACCTCGCCATCGTCACGCTCGGGCTCTCGGAGATCATCCGCCTGTCGCTCCAGTCGAGCGCCTTCGACAACTTCCTGCGCGACACGGTCGGCGCCGGAACGGGCGGCGGTCGCGGGATGGGCATGCCCGACAACCCGGTCCGCGAGCTGTTCCTCGTCGACGGGCAGGCGGGGACGCCGACCGCGTTCGGCGAGTTCGTCTTCGGCGTCTTCGGCGCCGACGGGCTCGGCATCTCCAACCCGATCCTCATCGGCTGGGGGTACATCGCCGTCCTCGCCGCCTTCCTGGTCGGGTTCTACCTCCTGGTCGAACGCCTCGGCCGCTCGCCGTTCGGCCGGACGATGAAGGCGATCCGGGAGGACGAGCTCGTCGCCGACTCGCTCGGCAAGGACGTGAACCTCGTGAAGATCAAGGTGTTCGTCATCGGCTGTGCCCTGATGGGGCTCGCGGGCATCCTCTGGTTCGGCAGCCAGGGGAACGTCTCGCCGACGCCGCAGTTCCGCCCCCTGCTCACGTTCTACGTGTTCATCGCGGTGATCATCGGCGGGTCGGGGTCGAACACCGGCTCGGTCCTCGGCGGCATCGTCTTCGCCGCGGTCCTGTTCGAGGGGCCGCGCCGCGTCGGCGGGGTCGTCCGCGGGCTCATCGACGCGGAGACGCCGCCGTCGTTCGCCGACGCGGTCGTCTCGCTCGACCCGGTGACGTTCCTCGCGTACGCGACCGACAACATCGCGCCGCTCCAGTTCGTCTTCCTCGGGCTGGTCCTGGTGTTCATCATCCACCGGCGCCCGGAGGGGATCCTCGGCGACCGGATCGAGACGGCCGCGGCCGTCGACCTCTCGGAGCGGCCCGACGGGGGTGAGGCCGATGAGTAGCGACGTTCCGGAGGCGGACGACGCGGCCCGGGTCGCCGACGCGGTCGACGCGGCGGACGCCCCCGAGGACGAACCCGAGGCGAACGACAGCGCGGTCGAGGAGGCCGCGAAGCACGTCCCGTCCGGGGCGCCCCCGCTCCGCGTGGAGGGGCTCGTCAAGCGGTTCGGCGGCGTCACCGCCGTCGACGGCGCCTCCTTCGAGGTCGAGGCCGGGTCGCTGACCGGCCTCATCGGGCCGAACGGCGCCGGGAAGTCGACCACGTTCAACTGTATCACCGGCGTCCACGAGCCGACCGCGGGCACGGTGACCTTCGAGGGCGAGGACATCACCGGGCTCAGGCCCCACGAGATCGCGCGCAAGGGGCTGGTTCGGACCTTCCAGATCGCCCGGGAGCTCTCCGAGATGACCGTCCTGGAGAACCTCATGCTCGCGCCGCAGGGCCAGGTCGGCGAGTCCGCGATCCGGGCCGTGACGCCCGGCCTCCGCGGCGCGGTGATCGAAGAGGAGACCGACATCCGCGAGCGGGCCTGGGAGACGCTGGAGTTCTTCGAGATCGACCACCTCGCGCACGAGCACGCGGGGAACCTCTCCGGCGGCCAGCGGAAGCTGCTGGAGATGGCCCGCGCGCTGATGACCGACCCCGAGATGGTGCTGCTCGACGAGCCGCTCGCCGGGGTCAACCCGACCCTCCAGGAGAAGCTCTTGGACCGGGTCCACGACCTGCGCGCGGACGGCTACACCTTCCTGCTCGTCGAACACGACATGGACGTCATCATGAACAACTGCGAACGCGTCATCGTCATGCATCAGGGCAGCGTGCTCGCCGAGGGGACCGGCGACGAGATACGGAACGACGAGCGGGTCATCGAGGCGTACCTGGGTGAGGACCTATGACCGCCGACGGCGCGGCGGGCGAGGCGGCGGACGCCGACGAGCCGGCGGCAGACGCGGCCGCCGGAACGACCCACACGATCGACGGGGACGCGATCCTCCGGATCCGGGACCTCGACGCCGGCTACGGCGACCTCCAGATCCTCTCCGACGTGGCCCTCGACGTCGCCGACGAGGAGTACGTGACCATCGTCGGCCCCAACGGGGCCGGCAAGTCGACGGTGATGAAGACCGTCTTCGGGCTCACGACGCACATGGGCGGCACCGTCGAGTTCGAGGGGGCGCAGATCCAGGGGCTCGCGCCCGAGCAGATCATCCGCGAGGGGATCGGCTTCGTCCCGCAGACGGACAACGTGTTCCCCGGGCTCAGCGTCCGCGAGAACCTTGAGATGGGCGCCTACATCCTCGACGAGGTGCCCGAAGACCAGATCGAGACGATCTACGACCGGTTCCCGATCCTCCGGGAGCGCAGCGACCAGAAGGCGGGGACGCTCTCCGGCGGCCAGCGGCAGATGGTCGCGATGGGCCGGGCGCTCATGCTCGACCCGGACCTCCTGCTGCTCGACGAGCCCTCGGCGGGGCTCGCCCCCGACCTCGTCGCCGACATGTTCGACCGGATCGACCGGATCAACGAGAGCGGGACGGCCGTGCTGATGGTCGAACAGAACGCGAAGGAGGCGCTGCGCCGCTGCGACCGCGGCTACGTGCTGGTGAACGGCGCGAACCGCTACACCGACCGCGGCGACGTGCTGCTCGCCGACGAGGACGTGCGGCGCGACTTCCTCGGCGGGTGAACCGCGGTCGACCGCGGCTCGCGCGACTCTGAACGGCGTCGATGACGCCGCTCGGGGAAGGCTTATCAGGTGCGCCGTCGCAGTGAGGCCGTGCCCTCTCGACGAGCGGTCCTCGGCGCTGTCGGCGTCGCGGCGGTCGGCTCGCTCGGCGGCTGTTCGCGCCTCTCCTCCGACGCCGAGCGCGTCGGGCTGACCGTGTTCAACCAGACGGACGCGACCTACACCGTCGAGATAGGATTCTTCGACGACGACGCCCCGGAGCCGGCGGCGCGGGCGTACGAGTCCGCCCTCGACGTGGGCCCCGGCGGCGAGGCGGCGCGCGACGCGGTCGCCGAGGTCGGGCGGTACCTCGTCCGCTACCGGGCCTACGAGGACGGGTCCAGGCTGACCGATCAGGGCAACGTCCACTTCGTCCCCGACGGCGACGGGAGCGAGCGGCTCACCTTCGACGTTCGAGAGTCGGGCGTACTGACGACGCGGTGACGACGCCCTCCGTCGCGCGGGCGAGCGCCGCGGCTCACGTCGGATGAAAAATCGGGGAAAGGTTCGGTCGGTTCCCTACTGGTTCAGCACGCTCGACCACTGGCTGGTGTACGTCGCCTGGTTCGGCTCGAAGGAGACGCGCTGGGTGATCGTCCCGTCGCGCTCCTGGAAGGCGTTCACGTACGCCTCCTCCAGCGACTGGCCGTATGCGTCGTTGAGGTACAGCGTGCCGGACGACGAGGCGCCGACGGTGTCGCCGACGGCGAGGTCGGCCATCGCCGGCCCCTGGAGCAGGTCCGAGGGCGCGGTCCGGAAGATGTAGCCGTTGTCCTCTAAGTCCGTCACGTTCGGGTCGGTCGAGGACGGCGAGATACCCACGACGCCGTTCGGGATGAACACCTGGTCCGAGACCTGGAGGTTGACGTTCGACGAGGCCGGGCCGACGACCGCGCCGAAACCGGCGTTGACGAGGGCGTTCGCGCCGGAGATCCCCGCCTGCGGGTCGGTCTGCGTGTCCTCGACTCTCGTCTCGACGTCGACGTTGATGCCGGCGTCGTTGACCTGGGTGGCCGCGAGCAGCGCGCCGTCGCGGATCGGGACGCCGAGCGGGCCGAGGTCGCCCGTCTCCGGCATCAACACGCCGATCCGGGCAGTGAACGAGTCGACGCCCACGGGGTCGGCCGCGGTCGCGTTCCGGTCCTCCTCGCTGAGCTCGTTCCCGAACTCGACGGTGTCGAGCGTGACGAGGTCGCCGTCCTGGAAGTCGATGATGTCGTAGGCCGCGGTCGCGATGTCGCCGTTGGCGTCGAAGTTGACGCTGGAGGACGCGCCCACGTAGTGGACGGGGTCGCCCCCGGCGACCGTCTCGACGGCCTCGGGCAGGTCCGCGGGGCCGAACTCCTCGCCGCCGGGGTTGGCGACGGTGCGGACGCGGTCGCGGATCGCCTGGCCGCTGTTCTCGCCCGCGGCGGTCGCCGCGAGGATCTCGACCGCCATCGCGTCGTACGCCTGCGCGGTGAACACGCCCGGCTCCTCGCCGTACGCCTCCTGGTACGACTCGGTGAAGAACTCCGCGCCGGGGCCGCCCGCGGAGGGCGCGGTGCCGATGACGTTGTTCATGTCGTTGTCGACCTCGCCGGGCAGGTCGCTGTCGATGAGCCCGTCGGGGACGATGATGTCGAGGTCGGGCGCGCTGTCGGCGAACTCCGAGTAGAAGTCGCGGAACAGCTGGATCCCGGACTGCGGGAACCCGACGACCATCACGGCGTCGGGGACGTTGTTCTGGTCCCCGCCGTCGCCGCCGTCGGACCCGTCGGATCCGTCCCCGCCGTCCATCCCGTCGCCGCCGTCGGACCCGTCGGATCCGTCCCCGCCGCCGCCGCCGTCACCGCTCTCCGTCGAGCAACCCGCGAGCCCCGCAATGCCGACCGCGCCGGCGCCCTTGAGTACGTCGCGTCGCTGGATTCTTCGCTTCATTCTGTGAGCGTATACCATACGAGCCGTTATAAGTGTATCCACGGTCACAAATACCACAGCACCGGGATTCGGACGCGTCAGACCGGCTTCGTCGCGTCCGCGTGCGCTTTACCGACAGGTTCGCCGATCGGCGGCCGGCCGCGAACGGCGCGTCGTACCCGCTCGCTGATAGGAGACTGGTCGTCGCCGCCGGGCGCGGTCGCGTCCGCCTCAGTACCCCTGCGCGTTCCCGTCCTTCCGGGGCTCCGTGGCGGCCGAGAGGACCCCGTCCCGGCTCCGCGCGATCTGGGCGCCGCCGAACATGACCGGCGAGAGCGTCCGCACGTCGTGGTCCTTGCGGACGAGCTTCGCCGCGGCGTCGTCGTCGAAGTGCGGCTCCAGCGCCAGTTCGCCGCTCTCGCGGTAGCGCCACCGCGGCTCGTCGAGCGCGCGCTGGAGCGGCATCCCGTAGTCGACGAGGTTGGAGATCACCTGGACGTGGCCCTGCGGCTGCATGTACCCGCCCATCACGCCGAACGCCGCCCAGTCGTCCTCGTCGAACCGGACGACGCCCGGGATGAGCGTGTGGAAGGGCCGCTTGCCGGGTTCGAGGCTGTTCGGGTGGTCCGGGTCGAGCGAGAAGGACGCGCCGCGGTTCTGTAAGGCGATGCCGGTGTCGCCGGCGACGAGCCCGGAGCCGAAGCCGGCGAACCGGGAGTTGATGTACGAGACGACGTTGCCCGCCTCGTCCGCGACGGTGAGGAGGACGGTGTCGGCGTCCTCGGCGTTCGCGTTCGGCACGCCGAAGGAGACGTCGTGCGAGGCCGTCTCGCCGACGCCCGCGGCGCGCTCGCTCGCCCACTCGCTCGACGCGAGCGGCGGGATCGACTCGTACTCGGGGTCGGTGATGTAGCGGTGCCCGTCGTGGAACGCCCGCTTCATCGCCTCGGCGAAGTAGTGGACGCGCTCGGGCGAGTCGTAGTCGTACTCGCCGGCGCCGAGTTCGCTCGCGACGTTGAGCGCTTCCAGGGCGATCAGTCCCTGGTTGTTCGGCGGGAGCTCGTACACCTCGGCGCCGTTGTAGCTGGTCGAGACGGGGTCCGGCCACTCGACCTCGAAGTCGGCGAGGTCGTCGACGGTCATGAACCCGCCCTGCGACTGGACCTCGTCGGCGATGGCCTCCGCGATCTCGCCCTCGTACACCACGTCGGCGCCCTCCTCGGCGATCCGCCGCATCGACTCGCCGAGCCGCGGGAGCGTCACCGTCTGCCCGACGCCCGGCGGCTCGCCGTCGAAGAGGAACGCCTCGCGGGCGTGGTCGTCGGTGAAGAGCGCGTCGGCGCTCGCCCAGTAGGAGGCGATGACCTCGGACACCGGGTAGCCCTCGGTCGCGTAGCGGATGGCGGGCGCGAGCGCGTCCGCGAGGGTGAGCCGGCCCAGCTCCTCGACGGTGGCCTCCCAGCCGCGGGCCGTCCCGGGCACCGTGACCGCGTGCGGGCCGTAGAACGGCATCCCGGCCTCGCCGGCGTCGTCGACCGCGTAGCCGCCGTCGTCGGGGTAGTACGAGTCGGCGTCGTCGTCCTCGGCGAGCGCCGCCTTGACGTTCTCTATCGTCGCGTCTGCGGGGGCGCCGCCGCACGAGCGCATCGCGCCGACCTCGCCGTCGGCGGTCCGGTACAGCGCGAACACGTCGCCGCCGAGCCCGGTCGAGGTGGGCTCGACGACGTTCAGCGCGGCCGCGGTCGCGACCGCCGCGTCGAACGCGTTCCCGCCCTCGCGGAGGACTTCGATCCCCGCCTCGCTGGCGAGCGGCTGGCTGGTCGCCACCACGCCGCGCTGACCGTACACGGTCGATCGGCGCGACGTGAACCGGTCTAAGTCTGGCTCCATACGAACCCGTCCGGCGCCCGGGAGAATAAACCACCGACCGGATCTATCCGGTGTCCAGAGCCCCTAACCGGACCGCTCCCGCGTTTGCTCCTCCGGTCCGGCGGTTCAGGAGTGTTTGGCTGCGAGGACCTCGATCTCGTCGATCTGGGGGTCCTCGACGAACAGCTCGTCGGCCCGGTCCATCAGCTCGGCGGCGATCTCGCCGTCGAGGTGCGCCTGCCGGCCCTCCTCGTCGGGGAACGTGTCGAAGATGCCGAACGTGGTCTCGTCGAGCCGCAGCGCGAACCACGTCGTCGTCTTCTCCTCGGCCTCGGCCGCCGGGAGCGCGCCTTCGAGGAACGCGGCCACCTCGTCGGCCTTCTCGGGCTTCGCTTCGAGCCGTGCCTGGAGCGCGTACTCGGAGTCGGACATTCCAGTGGATCGGCGGGCTGGGAGCCGTAAAACACCCGTGACACCGGGGATCCGATCGGTCGCGGAGCGGGTCGTCGCGGGCACCGACGGGCCCGCTCACTCCTCGAACTCGGCGTAGTGGCGCACCAGTCCGCACTCGGGACACATCACCGTCGTCAGCTCCTTGCGCTCGTTCATTCCCAGTTTACCGAGCAGCCCCGACCGCTTCTCGCCGGTCTTGACGTGCGCGTTCCAGGCGTCGCCCATGCTGAACTCGACCTCCTCCATCGTGACGCCGCAGTCGGGACAGCGGTGGTCCATGAACGCGGAATCACGCGGCGGCCTGAAAACGATTGTCTCGACTGTCGTTCAGCGAGCAGTAGCCGCCAACCGCCCGGTGCGGCGGTCCCGAGTGGCCGGCGTCTCCGCGTGTGGGCCGGAGCGGTCGATGTCCCCTCGAGACGCGGCGGAACTCCGGCGTCGCTCGGACGACGCCGTCCTCTCAGCGGGCGACAGACGCGGTTCGCAGGCGTCGCTGGCTGCCTCGACACCCCGTGATCGAAAGTCGGCCTCGGCACTCATAGGGCTCGTCGTCGCCGGGTGCCGAGTCCGGCTCGGAGCGGTGGTTCGTCATCGGCCGCTCGTCGGTAGTCGCGCCGTCGAATAAAAGGATCCGGCCGCGCCGTCAGTGCGACGAGCCGGCGTACTCGTTCCAGCGGTCGGTGCCGTTCGCGATCCGCCGGGTGTCGGACGGGTCGAACGTCGCCGCCGCGTTCGCGACCGCCTCGGCGGCGGTCGGGAGATCCTCGGCGTCGGTGGTCGCGCCGTCTTCGGTCGGACTGGTCGATGGACCCGATCGGTCGGTCGCCGGTTCGGTCTCCGTCGCCTCGCGCGTGCTCGGACCGCCGGGACCGGTCGTCGTCCCCGCCGTCGAGCGTGCGTCAGTCGTGTACTACGGGTGGCACGGGTCCGATAAGGAGCGTATCCTTCATAATTGTTTATGTTAGTGTGAGGATCGCCGGCCGGGGCGGACGGGGCGGGTCGACCGCGCCGCGGTCGGCGCGGTGCCGGGCCGCCCTACCAGGCCGACCACGCGGTGAGCGTCTCGTCGCGGGCGTACACCCGCTTGAGGTCCTTCGCGTAGGCGAGGTCGCCGGCGTGGTCGAGCTTCTCGTGGCGGTACTCGGGGGCGTCCTCGCGGATCTGGAGCCCCTCGACGGTGAACTCCTCGTCGCCGAACTCCGTCGTCTCGCCGACGGTGAACTCGTAGTCGCCGGGGACGTTCACCCGGAGCGAGCGCGTCTGGTCCGCGTCGCCGTCCTTCGGGTGGAGGGTGACCGGGACCGCGACGTTGTCGACCGCCCGGGTCCACAGCGTCTCCACGTCGGTGATGTCGGCCTCCTCGGCGCGATTCTCGGGGCCGAGTTCGATCCCCGTGATCCGCACCTGCATCAGCGCGTCGTCGGTGTCGACGACGAACTCCTCGCCGGTGGCCACGTCGCCCTCGGCGGGCACGTCCATCGTCGTCGTGAACGAGTCGCCGTCCTGCGAGACGACGATGGTCACGGAGACGGTCTCCTCCTCCGGAATCTCGGCCTTGTGGGTGTGGTCGCACTCGGTACAGCGGACGGTGGCCTGCCCGCCCGGGCTCAGGACCTCGTGGACGGTCGGCTCGGCGGGCGAACACGACGGACAGGGGAGCCCGACGCGCGCGCCGGCTTCGGTGTCGCTCATTGGGCGCTCGTACCCGCCGCGCCCGTAAATATCCGCCCCTGTGGGGGCGGTGTGGGTCGCGCTCGCGTGGCGCGCGGCGGCGCCGTCGCGGTTCCGCGGCCGCGCGCGCGCCGCCGAGGCCGCGCGGTAAGGAAACTGGTTTACCGGAGTCCGCGGAACGGTCGCCCATGATAGTACCCGGGTCCAGCTCGCAGCAGCTCGCGGCCGCGCTCGCGGCGGAGACGGACCGGGCGCTCGCGACCCCGACGTACGACCGGTTCCCCGACGGGGAGGGGCTCGCCGCGGTGCCCGACTTCGACGCCAAGGAGGCCGTGATCGTCGCCGCGACCGACTCCGACGAGGCGTGGGTCGAACTGCTCCAGCTCCAGGACGCCGTCCGCGAGGCCGGCGCGGCAGACGTGACCACCGTCGTCCCCTATATGGGCTACGCCCGACAGGACGCCTCGTTCGGCGAGGGGGAGCCGGTCTCGGCCCGCGCGATGGCGCGGGCGATCTCGACCGGCACCGACCGCGTCGTCCTCGTCAACCCCCACGAGGCGACCGTCGCCGACTTCTTCGAGGTCCCCGCCGAGGCGGTCGACGCCGCGGGCGCCCTCGCCGATCCCCTTCCCGACGACCTCGACGACCCCCTGTTCCTCGCGCCCGACGAGGGAGCGATCGACGTGGCCGCCACCGTCCGCGACGCCTACGGCGCCGGCGAGACGGACTACTTCGAGAAGCACCGCGACCGCGAGACGGGCGCCGTCGCGGTGTCGCCCTCCGACGCGCCCGTCGCCGACCGCGACGTGGTCGTCGTCGACGACATCATCGCGACCGGGTCGACGATGAGCGAGTCGGTCGCGGTCCTCACCGACCGCGGCGCCGCGAGCGTGCTGACCGCCTGCGTCCACCCGGTCCTCGCGGCCAACGCGGTGACGAAGCTCCGCGCCGCCGGCGTCGACCGGATCGTCGGCAGCGACACCGTCGAGCGCGGCTGTAGCGTCGTCAGCGCCGCGCCCGCCGTCGCTGACGCGCTGGACTCTCCGTAACGGATCACCCGTCGCCGATCTCGCGGATCTCCTCTGCCGGATTCCCGCCGACTACCGTCCGCGCCGGCACGTCGTCGACCACGACGGCGCCCGCGGCGACGACCGCGCCGTCGCCGATCTCGACCCCCGGCGTGATCACCGCCCGCCCGCCGATCCAGACGTCGTCGCCGACCGTGACGGGGTCGCCGAACTCCACCCCAGCCGCCCGCTCGTCGGGGTCGATCGGGTGGGTCGCGGTGTACACGTGGACGCCCGGCCCGAGCAGGCAGTTCTCGCCGAACGCGACCGGC includes the following:
- the lipA gene encoding lipoyl synthase; this encodes MQRGRRKPDWLKSRPPSGSRFTEIKSTLRDHDLHTVCEEANCPNMGECWSGQDGPGTATFMLLGDRCSRGCNFCDVETGGMEPLDPDEPANVADAVAEIGLDYVVLTSVDRDDLADGGSAQFAETIREIKRRDPEVLVETLIPDFQGDPEAIRRIIDAEPDVIAHNVETVERLQWPVRDRRANYEQSLSVLDQVDRESDIHTKTSLMLGVGEYDHEVYRTLGDLREVGVDVVTFGQYLQPSRSHLDVFEYVHPDVFETWRRVAEEEFDFLYCASGAMVRSSYKAGELFVEALLREGRSPEAARRHARAAGGD
- a CDS encoding branched-chain amino acid ABC transporter permease, producing the protein MGTTDSSIVDSARARPGLLLVTLLGGLLLVDLAAKLAGVGLGPIGGSISVDRLGSNLWNGVVIGLVIGLAGIGLSMTYSILSFANFSHGDLVSVGAFSGWGVAFLIAGFGDVPVRALLTVRDAGNASPGDIGAHILTTPAAILVGLVAAFVVTALLAVALDRGFYKPMRDRDGIALLIASIGAALIVRYLLQFGYGSDRRGVTASVEQSNLAFDPLGLSVNAHELTILVAAVGLMLAMHGMLQHTKLGTAMRAMADNKDLALITGIPAERVVTATWIIGGGLAGASGYLYVLLRGTIQFDFGWLLLLLIFAAVILGGIGSVYGAIAGGLVIGVVFTTSTIWIPSDFNQAAAFGVMILMLLLRPEGLFGGVTTT
- a CDS encoding branched-chain amino acid ABC transporter permease, translated to MSDADAPGDSGSGPSAPEAPESAMAALAEAARESDLGLVVGTLLAIYAAATLLTFTDGLNSVVGLMETLTFLGIVYALTALALNLQWGYTGLFNIGVAGFMAVGVYTMGMVVRSPDPAFGPPGLGLPLPVGIAAGVAMAAVLGAVAALPALRLKADYLAIVTLGLSEIIRLSLQSSAFDNFLRDTVGAGTGGGRGMGMPDNPVRELFLVDGQAGTPTAFGEFVFGVFGADGLGISNPILIGWGYIAVLAAFLVGFYLLVERLGRSPFGRTMKAIREDELVADSLGKDVNLVKIKVFVIGCALMGLAGILWFGSQGNVSPTPQFRPLLTFYVFIAVIIGGSGSNTGSVLGGIVFAAVLFEGPRRVGGVVRGLIDAETPPSFADAVVSLDPVTFLAYATDNIAPLQFVFLGLVLVFIIHRRPEGILGDRIETAAAVDLSERPDGGEADE
- a CDS encoding ABC transporter ATP-binding protein; this translates as MSSDVPEADDAARVADAVDAADAPEDEPEANDSAVEEAAKHVPSGAPPLRVEGLVKRFGGVTAVDGASFEVEAGSLTGLIGPNGAGKSTTFNCITGVHEPTAGTVTFEGEDITGLRPHEIARKGLVRTFQIARELSEMTVLENLMLAPQGQVGESAIRAVTPGLRGAVIEEETDIRERAWETLEFFEIDHLAHEHAGNLSGGQRKLLEMARALMTDPEMVLLDEPLAGVNPTLQEKLLDRVHDLRADGYTFLLVEHDMDVIMNNCERVIVMHQGSVLAEGTGDEIRNDERVIEAYLGEDL
- a CDS encoding ABC transporter ATP-binding protein — protein: MTADGAAGEAADADEPAADAAAGTTHTIDGDAILRIRDLDAGYGDLQILSDVALDVADEEYVTIVGPNGAGKSTVMKTVFGLTTHMGGTVEFEGAQIQGLAPEQIIREGIGFVPQTDNVFPGLSVRENLEMGAYILDEVPEDQIETIYDRFPILRERSDQKAGTLSGGQRQMVAMGRALMLDPDLLLLDEPSAGLAPDLVADMFDRIDRINESGTAVLMVEQNAKEALRRCDRGYVLVNGANRYTDRGDVLLADEDVRRDFLGG
- a CDS encoding ABC transporter substrate-binding protein, which translates into the protein MKRRIQRRDVLKGAGAVGIAGLAGCSTESGDGGGGGDGSDGSDGGDGMDGGDGSDGSDGGDGGDQNNVPDAVMVVGFPQSGIQLFRDFYSEFADSAPDLDIIVPDGLIDSDLPGEVDNDMNNVIGTAPSAGGPGAEFFTESYQEAYGEEPGVFTAQAYDAMAVEILAATAAGENSGQAIRDRVRTVANPGGEEFGPADLPEAVETVAGGDPVHYVGASSSVNFDANGDIATAAYDIIDFQDGDLVTLDTVEFGNELSEEDRNATAADPVGVDSFTARIGVLMPETGDLGPLGVPIRDGALLAATQVNDAGINVDVETRVEDTQTDPQAGISGANALVNAGFGAVVGPASSNVNLQVSDQVFIPNGVVGISPSSTDPNVTDLEDNGYIFRTAPSDLLQGPAMADLAVGDTVGASSSGTLYLNDAYGQSLEEAYVNAFQERDGTITQRVSFEPNQATYTSQWSSVLNQ
- the ggt gene encoding gamma-glutamyltransferase — encoded protein: MEPDLDRFTSRRSTVYGQRGVVATSQPLASEAGIEVLREGGNAFDAAVATAAALNVVEPTSTGLGGDVFALYRTADGEVGAMRSCGGAPADATIENVKAALAEDDDADSYYPDDGGYAVDDAGEAGMPFYGPHAVTVPGTARGWEATVEELGRLTLADALAPAIRYATEGYPVSEVIASYWASADALFTDDHAREAFLFDGEPPGVGQTVTLPRLGESMRRIAEEGADVVYEGEIAEAIADEVQSQGGFMTVDDLADFEVEWPDPVSTSYNGAEVYELPPNNQGLIALEALNVASELGAGEYDYDSPERVHYFAEAMKRAFHDGHRYITDPEYESIPPLASSEWASERAAGVGETASHDVSFGVPNANAEDADTVLLTVADEAGNVVSYINSRFAGFGSGLVAGDTGIALQNRGASFSLDPDHPNSLEPGKRPFHTLIPGVVRFDEDDWAAFGVMGGYMQPQGHVQVISNLVDYGMPLQRALDEPRWRYRESGELALEPHFDDDAAAKLVRKDHDVRTLSPVMFGGAQIARSRDGVLSAATEPRKDGNAQGY
- a CDS encoding putative quinol monooxygenase produces the protein MSDSEYALQARLEAKPEKADEVAAFLEGALPAAEAEEKTTTWFALRLDETTFGIFDTFPDEEGRQAHLDGEIAAELMDRADELFVEDPQIDEIEVLAAKHS